The genome window ggaattgaaaacttccggcaaatcggcaagttgtcggtattgaaattttccggcaaatcggcaaattgccggaattcaaaatttccagcaaatcggcaatttgcccgaATTtaagatttccggcaaatcggcaaattgccggaatttaaaatttccggcaaatcggcaaattgccggattaaaaaatttccgaaaaatgggcaaattgccggaattgaaaatttccggcaaatcgtcaaattgcctgaattgaaaatttccagcaaatcgggaaattgctggaattcaaaatttccggcaaatggcaaatcggcaaattgccggaattcaaaattttcgtcagatcggcaagttgccggaagaTTTTTCTTCGGTGCTCTCAGAGATTCAAATCCTTACTCGTCTCCTTCTTATACTTCCGCAAAAGCTCATCATAATCCGGTCTCAGCTGCCAATTGTGTACAGTATATCCAGCAGGCAGAGCCCTCATGAAGCTCGATCCTTCCGTCGCTTCCTCGGATCCCGATGATCCCGACGATCCATCAGAATCCGTCGCCGTCGATGATGCTCCGAGTCGTGCTCTTTTTGCGATCTTCGATGCATCGGCAAGGCTCTGCCGCCGCTTCTTCGGCacctccttcttcttcttcggaATCCAGAGCTCCCGACCGCCACCGTACCAGTATGTCCACCAAGTCGTGTACTCATCCGGCCGATATTTTGCCATAAAATGGGTCATATCGATTTTCACCGAATCCTTGTTACAATCACACAACACCGCATCCTTTCCATAGTCAATCCATCTCTGAGAGGCGAAGTTGGTGGATTCTGCGAGGTTATAGCCGAGATTAAAGCCCATATGATAGCCACGAGGAAATGTAATAATAAACTCATTCGGCCTCTGAACCATCGTTGCATACGGTATCCCGGCCTGCCTCAACAGCTCAGGCGTCACCAGGTAGGTCTTATGCCTTAGGAATGCCTTACATTGTGGTGCATACTCATTCTGATATGAAAACTGTTGGCTCATAAACCGCTCGAATCGATCAGCATGCTCCGAGCTGATTGCAAACCAATATTTCGGGGCTCCAAAATGAAGGAAATTAATGGAATATAAATCCATGTCCTCGGCGTGCCAGGGAAAAGTGGTTTTATACATTCCAAAATATAGATATACTGTATTAACACCCTTAATCTCGTAATTCGTGTCCTCTAAAATTGTGCCCAGCCGATTCATATTCCACTCTTCCACTTGAGCATCGTAGAAGCTTCCCTCGGTGTCGGCTCCGTAGATCGGTTCTCCGTGGAGAATGTTGTCAAAGTAGTGCTTTTCGATTTCCGAGCCTTTTAGATCGGGCCGCGGGTTACGGTATTGGGCAGAGTTGGCTAGCGTGCGGAACTCGCGGACTGGCATTTTTCGTCGACACGTGACGTTTCGTTTGAAGTAGGCTCCGGGCTTTTCGGTGGCTTCGATTGTTTCGCGGGCCggcctgcaaaaaaaaatatagtaaaagtttttttttgctgagattttgacgaaaatttccgatttttcctatacttttttaatcgatgaaaattagaaaattattgactattgatttttctaaaaataaaatttgaaaaaatccaatttttttccatatttttcattttgaaatttttctttaaaaaattgatggaaatttctgattttccctatttttttaaaggaaaatcgataaaaatttctgatttttcaataatttttttgcttttgtgAGAAagaattccgatttttccaaaaaaaaatcgagaaaatttctaatttattcCATagttttctaagaaaaatttaaacttttcttatttttttgaagaaaatcgagaaaattaaaaaatagaaaaaaattccgatttttcctgttttttttctaaaaataattttagaaaattttctattcattccttttaaaaatttccaaaaaaacaaatttggaaaaaatcgataattttttttaaatcgattttttcaatctcctttccaaaatttctgtaaaattccaagagatttttgcagaatttttcgGGTCTCGCGACGATTTTAacgtcatttttctcaatttttctcgatttttccacagtttttcagcttcttctccTCCACACATACTGTGTAATTTCATAGTCATcaacatctgaaaaatcctTCCTTGTCGGCCGTGGCGTCCAACCTTCGGGCGCCACAATTTTTGCGATTCCGGCTTTCAGATGACCTCCGTTTTGCTCGATTTTCTTGATATATTGgctaaaattcttgaattccCGCATTGTTGGGTAGAATGTTAGCACTTCTGAAGTGCCGGTTGGCTCGTGGAGTGGATGATCTTTTAgatgtctgaaattaaattttttcttaacattttcaaaaaaatttcgaaaaattttaaggtcaaaaacctccaaaaatcaaaatttttcaaaaattttcagacattttaaatatataaactCAGATTCATCGTACTTTAATTGCCCTGTGaactaattttcagctcatttggATAAAATTCCGTAGAATCTGGCGCCAGGTACACAAACACCGAAGCGCTGCGTACTAtcggcgctacagtaacccgggaattttcaaaattgagctagaggCTCCAAAAAAGTAGTACCAGGGGTGAAATTTTACGGGGAACTCGAATTTTGCAGTAAAaagcattgaaaatttggggaaaTCGTGAAACCTggaggtttttaaaaatttttaattccgggttgaacatcaaaatttccaacatttttaatatgaaattcAGAATCAGCACACTTTAATTGCCCTTcgagccaattttcagctcatttagACGCAATTTCGTCAAATCTGGTGCcaggtacgcaaacaccgaagcGCTGCGTACTtctggggctacagtaacccgggaatttttaaaattgagctagagacTCCAAAAAAGTGTTGCCCGGGGTGAAATTTCACGGGGAACTCGAATTTTGCAGTTAAAAGAGTGTAAAGCTCGGCCATGTGTCCATTTGGAGAAGTTTGTActtgttttgtaattttcgatcgctgattttgaacttttttgcttattttcaaTGTATTGCACAAATAAAATGctaatttatagtttttaggtgaaaacttatgaatttactaaaaaaactacttttaatCGGTAAATACATAggttttcacctaaaaattatgaatttagaATAAATGAGCAAACAACATTTGCAATACAgcaagaaaaagcaaaaaagacCAAAAATCAACGATGAAGGAgtctaaaattcgaaaaaaattacacttctcttcggggagtacacgggctatttttccaaattttaactgCAAAATTCGAGTTCTCCGTAAAATTTCACACCTGGCTGCTCTTTTTTAGAgtctctagctcaattttggcaatttccgggttactgtagcgccgcggtgtttgcgtaccaaACACCAGATTCTACggaattttgtctaaatgagctgaaaattgggttAAAAGGCAATTAAAGTATGCTGATTCTgaatttcatattaaaaatgcttttcaatttttcattgcaaaattcGAGTTCCCCGTAAAATTTCACCCCGGGCAGCACTATTTTGGGGTCTCTAGCTCAATGTCTAAAaattccgggttactgtagcccccgATAGTACGTAGCgccgcggtgtttgcgtaccaaACACCAGATTCTACggaattttgtctaaatgagctgaaaattggtgcACACAGGGTAATGGGAGTGTGCTGATTCTGAATTTCATACTtaaaatgcccaaaaaaaaggtcaattttccaggattttgtttttttccgggATCGAAAATCCCTTACTTTGCCGAAATATTAACTGGCGTCCGTCCATCAGTGAACATGGTAGGCGACAAGGGCCTACTGTCGTTCTCCACGTGGCATGAGCTGGAAGAAGCCGAAGAAGCTTCGGTGGTGAAGAGCACATCATCTGGAAATAAGGGGCCAGATGATGCGCACGGCTCGCTTGGTATCCGGGATGATGGGAAGTGTGTTGTAGTAGCCGCTGATGCCATCTGGACAAAATATCTgcaaaatccgaaaaattcggcaaaattttttttttgtttggagaAAAAAGCGAGTTTTAAACTGGCGATGGTCTAAATTAGGTCTCGAATGGGTCCTGCCCCGACTTGTGAagttcgtggtgggacccaagcGGTTACGGTAGCAGGaagtttcaggaaaaatcTGATGTAAGAAactgtggaaaaaatttgcagaaaatcagaaaaaaaatcctattaaaattgttcaaaatcacctggaaaaaaagatcgagattaaaaattaaaaataaggaACATGAACAtttcgggtcccgccacgattTGGAGCACGCTGCTGAGGCTACAGAAagtcgtggcgggacccaaaattaatattttttgacatgtttttttttaactgaaatgttgaaaaaaatcacaaaaaatctcgacaaaatgtgaattttccgGCCAGATTGAGGggatttattaatttttttttgtaaattattgcaaaaaacgCTTGTGTTTAGGGTAAAAGTCGTGGCGGGacctaaaaaatataaatcctttaaaaaatgcacttttttggatttttttccggaaaaaattcaaaaatcgctcaaaatacaatttatttagtctttttaagtttttccgactaatttttcaggaaaattcacaattttcatagTATTTCTCATAACTaacgttcaaaatttgaaggaaaatgaCTAATTTTGAGgtaaaaatgacagaaaagctctaaaaaactgctcaaaaataagcaaaatcgagaaaaaaaaaatttgaaaaaattgggaaaattaaaGAGAGTTTTCCccataaattaatattttaaaatattctctGTGCGAGggaattttagcgggaaaaatctgaaaatttatggggaaatttacggaaaatcgctgaaaaaaatttttcaaagaatgctTAATCGCCTCAAGGAAAACGAtataaaaacgtgaaaaaagtgacaaaaacgcaaaaaagaAAGCAGAGAAATTCAGTGAAACGTGCCAAACTGAAGAAGTGCacgagagagtgagagagagaatCCACACGGCGAGGGAATGACGAGGGATCAGTTGAGCccgtgagagacgcagacattaACTGGGAGAAGTGTTTGAGAGACGttagacacacacacacacacacacacacacacagtcTTTTGAGAGTTATATGGGTGGCAGAGGggagaaaaaatgggaaaatgatCGAAGATTAGACGGCTTTCCGCGCGGAAGTTGTCTTCCgctttttgcggttttttttttggtggttgAGGGGATtttaatcgataatttaatatttctaaaaatatattttaacaaaatttattataaaaatgcATAATAAACCTTTAATTATTAAAGAATCTCCGAGAATTCagctgaaaagaaaattaaaatcgataaaattagGCTACAGTAAcgccttaaaggcgcatgctcTGAGTTTGAGGAATGGTCCTGCCACGCACCGCAACTAAAAGAGAATTTTgcgtatgcgcctttaaatttacAGTAGGAAATcgcagaaattgaaaaattttgtaagtaatagaaaattttaatcgtGAGAAAGTCaggaaaatctcgaaaattttacaattaaattGTTAATAATTTTACAATCTTTGAGCGGAGAATATGGCACCTGCTCACggaattctggcttccctcataaattgaaatggcagagtttgccgaactaggccattttgggtcgcagaaattttgtgtagatttacggatcgttgcgtgtcgcgtcgcggctcgttttagatgtaaaactaaattttgttgtccgtgtggagtacacgacttttcCACACGTTGTCCgtcaggcgattgtcaatggagcgcgaaaattcaatgagaaaggccagaattgagcg of Caenorhabditis elegans chromosome II contains these proteins:
- the jmjd-2 gene encoding Lysine-specific demethylase 4 (Confirmed by transcript evidence), producing the protein MASAATTTHFPSSRIPSEPCASSGPLFPDDVLFTTEASSASSSSCHVENDSRPLSPTMFTDGRTPVNISAKHLKDHPLHEPTGTSEVLTFYPTMREFKNFSQYIKKIEQNGGHLKAGIAKIVAPEGWTPRPTRKDFSDVDDYEITQPARETIEATEKPGAYFKRNVTCRRKMPVREFRTLANSAQYRNPRPDLKGSEIEKHYFDNILHGEPIYGADTEGSFYDAQVEEWNMNRLGTILEDTNYEIKGVNTVYLYFGMYKTTFPWHAEDMDLYSINFLHFGAPKYWFAISSEHADRFERFMSQQFSYQNEYAPQCKAFLRHKTYLVTPELLRQAGIPYATMVQRPNEFIITFPRGYHMGFNLGYNLAESTNFASQRWIDYGKDAVLCDCNKDSVKIDMTHFMAKYRPDEYTTWWTYWYGGGRELWIPKKKKEVPKKRRQSLADASKIAKRARLGASSTATDSDGSSGSSGSEEATEGSSFMRALPAGYTVHNWQLRPDYDELLRKYKKETKLLRSDTRIDFYQEREFNHARRAEWPHCAVCQYFQPPHMNAINHTVPNSSRRLIPKWCFSKTDTKKHEDHHEPPPPLDRLLTCSNCHVTVHSHCCSGGGGGGGDDDDVTSSGEPWRCPRCRNRTDVEIRTTSCQLCELRGGALIPCQIGTDSTWAHVACALFNRRAIFDCPNRPGACFVEPSPRQQSETPRMPPRRLSEEYRAELGDLYENSRWECVVCHRTDEGLAPCVLCIEEQATTSLPTLAHVTCARRVGFVCEVRDYPRGVVMICHKHEHSYLVNKTTQQQAYTNVKVGDFVFVEDVVEPPQKLFTRGAIVRADKKETVVVDFLDNSCSRDNHVEDIISCECLFCENGDHQYGARVKVVWDDKQVYDAYFRGKGQMIEYTVRLEDGREVRHPRNRLKTKRELNAYLKK